From one Acidobacteriota bacterium genomic stretch:
- a CDS encoding LamG domain-containing protein: MIFDSKAFLYSNTLTHEGKLIVFGIEDGGDGQANIWYTVKQDGFEKSYLDANPSQISGWEEWKLLGFPNEDDDTSVTAKEEKDRKAQSDPNRFLIGSSYQSSSRTEIAPIQVVSGLGHLYVFRQSRDNTLLADRFVLDGMANRLTRKFEVRYRRSKKRFKSAGNEIGSETGLLQKIDSLDFKDIEGKPFYEPTTELSVICNLTAGEFSVVLLPTSQQDKYRWHIFAYNNETKLVEITSIQASDEGLFDIQDQAVQDPTMRSVPGIIRHKLDFKDAAFSRGLTATRYEVQRATQTDTGTQLIRDSIRVMAAFVTTAGNTVAVSFSVATDGTLSQIAETPSETEQLRVTPKAVLPPFNDLDDIVARVDEPLPKGAIQAIRQGDDEKELLTIGTADAPGVKPADSVKLSSIADFNKVFQTVMTIDENTFEVSPPSAAIGNWELVPEDPKTLYEGMITGYRTVDGRLRITAVNHGLETGDRVRITGTRDYSGVYSVKSVGNREITFESTSWETGSAINVGKIRDNRRHSLVFDGVDDYVQLPAMTFDFAKGVTLEAWVRYYSLRNWSRILDFGNGQGNLNIVLANTDVSGELRFFIDNEESVAYVSVSAPDALPLDSWIHVAATVEPSGKATLYTDGVELASGMLEGTPEPVSRTQNYIGKSNWEGDEFFEGQIADVRIWSRALSGDEIRNNMYRPLTGQEKDLRGFWRLNGIADAQTPDFSGFGNDGVVFGGAYISGSRIGRDVSVPFGSGATPKSQPATRFDNDNLIAVTSGAVYTEEFEFRVWGTRGDPVEPPVNPFEIIWRGKQTRASLEWSEIKSLDSTAIENIGGNWYKASARFRVPDGIRFVRQFGIAKVTGKWSEIEIRKHAIVMISDTVTMVTYSDSANLETLTDPSNENRDTCRLIARYELRQARLEIQRRSLAAAAADSSPAALQRKIDEKTKFLEVLQLEIDRWSERLGWARQNLEDIKKKVTVFWRENYTAESLVLDVGSYRDLGAYYNEVRGRDWGKEICSVKVPDGLCLTLYENMDFDGESLPLTSDTPRLRPYRLSRRDTSWHDEALSLAVHVRNGSSDAEEVERDINLRQVALEVRERAKQDAREAIEQLKVALDDPGNPSRRLEQVNDDLGKIQIPALSEFPGTQAQSMPTIKRFKGLGTQAAVLDFVKPTGRLHALETCEGNVQLAYFDENGRMRQTNFDATVDSANAFSEQWIVDPIVRSCLDFSGGQSLTLDESVELGDEWTAEAWFFYPLPDNGGQWRLFSAKSKDDPVIVVKSGDEERLGLKVDGRFFDSAFDMKELSIGWHHLAAVANEDGTTFYIDGQNVGTAVAKSSEEIYGIGSNLDGPGQSFGKVAEVRIWENALSSEEILANSVTTLTGNEAGLVAYLPMTDGLGQSVTDKSGNRHDGTVVGIPAWVACTAPIGHFGHQVVRFDMASDSINLPHFGAGAFNQNQITYEAWVRYDDQHSRIRVVTFENSTTSDRIALIVDGNTDNLTIEVANAESQKQISADNALKCGEWQHLAVTLDPSGNAELFVNGIMVKSGIVHAPPDVDFDSNFIGKGFAESGETCSVLIAEIRIWNIIRTVDEIRNGMSRRLSDDVDGLVSYWPLDQHSLKKSSASGDPITVKDKVETWDDGTLAGESFLMISNTLPISGNTLACAEYATIGVDLRTQKDIGHAARFSLDVSGPYRSDFRKTCRIAGVGLDRERTIRTDFAGLYRRPAAGAERESDDRRELQWRGVGRIVAV, encoded by the coding sequence ATGATTTTCGATTCAAAGGCGTTCTTGTACTCAAACACCCTAACGCATGAGGGAAAATTGATCGTTTTCGGCATTGAAGACGGCGGCGATGGGCAGGCGAATATCTGGTACACGGTCAAACAGGACGGTTTCGAGAAAAGCTATCTCGACGCGAACCCGAGTCAGATCAGCGGTTGGGAAGAATGGAAACTCCTCGGCTTTCCGAATGAGGACGACGACACTTCGGTCACTGCAAAGGAAGAGAAGGATCGCAAAGCCCAGAGCGATCCGAACAGATTTCTTATCGGCTCCTCATATCAGAGTTCCAGCCGAACCGAAATCGCTCCGATTCAGGTGGTTTCAGGACTCGGTCACCTTTACGTTTTCCGACAGTCCAGAGACAATACGCTGCTCGCGGATCGCTTCGTACTCGATGGAATGGCCAATAGGCTGACGCGGAAATTTGAAGTGCGGTACAGAAGGAGCAAAAAGCGGTTCAAGTCGGCCGGAAACGAGATCGGCTCCGAGACCGGCCTTTTGCAGAAGATCGACTCGCTCGATTTCAAGGATATCGAAGGCAAACCGTTTTATGAGCCGACGACCGAGCTTTCAGTAATCTGTAACCTGACCGCGGGCGAGTTTTCGGTCGTGCTTTTGCCGACCAGCCAGCAAGATAAGTATCGCTGGCACATATTTGCTTACAACAACGAAACAAAACTCGTTGAGATTACAAGCATTCAAGCTTCCGACGAAGGGCTGTTCGACATTCAGGACCAGGCCGTTCAGGATCCGACGATGCGGTCGGTACCCGGAATCATCAGACACAAGCTTGATTTCAAGGACGCCGCCTTCTCAAGAGGGTTGACGGCGACGAGGTACGAGGTTCAGCGGGCGACCCAGACCGATACCGGTACGCAGCTGATCCGCGATTCGATCCGCGTCATGGCGGCCTTTGTCACGACCGCCGGCAATACCGTCGCCGTGAGCTTTTCTGTCGCCACCGACGGAACCTTGTCGCAGATCGCGGAGACCCCTTCCGAGACCGAACAACTCCGCGTTACCCCAAAGGCGGTTCTGCCGCCGTTCAACGATCTGGACGATATCGTGGCGCGTGTCGACGAACCTCTGCCGAAGGGCGCGATTCAGGCGATCAGACAGGGCGACGACGAAAAAGAATTGCTTACCATCGGGACCGCGGACGCCCCGGGCGTAAAGCCGGCGGATTCCGTTAAACTTTCCTCGATCGCCGATTTCAACAAGGTGTTTCAAACGGTGATGACGATCGATGAGAATACGTTTGAAGTCTCGCCGCCGTCTGCCGCAATCGGCAATTGGGAACTTGTTCCCGAGGATCCGAAGACGCTTTATGAGGGAATGATAACCGGCTATCGGACGGTTGACGGGCGTTTGCGGATAACGGCGGTCAATCATGGCCTCGAGACCGGAGACAGGGTCCGGATTACGGGTACGAGGGACTATTCGGGCGTGTATTCCGTCAAATCGGTCGGCAACCGCGAGATAACATTCGAAAGCACTTCATGGGAGACCGGATCCGCGATCAACGTCGGAAAGATCCGGGACAACCGACGGCACTCATTGGTGTTCGACGGCGTTGACGATTATGTCCAGCTCCCGGCCATGACATTCGATTTCGCGAAAGGGGTTACGCTCGAAGCCTGGGTTCGCTATTACAGCTTGCGCAATTGGTCGCGTATTCTCGACTTCGGAAACGGACAAGGCAATCTCAACATCGTTCTCGCGAACACCGACGTGTCGGGCGAGCTCAGATTCTTCATCGACAATGAGGAATCAGTGGCCTACGTCAGTGTTTCGGCTCCCGATGCACTGCCGCTCGATAGCTGGATTCACGTTGCGGCAACGGTCGAGCCGTCGGGAAAGGCGACGCTCTACACGGACGGAGTCGAATTGGCATCGGGCATGCTGGAAGGAACTCCCGAGCCGGTCAGCCGAACCCAAAATTACATCGGAAAAAGCAATTGGGAAGGGGACGAATTTTTCGAAGGACAAATCGCCGACGTTCGGATCTGGAGTCGGGCACTGAGCGGCGATGAGATCCGGAACAACATGTACCGTCCGCTGACCGGTCAGGAGAAGGATCTTCGCGGTTTTTGGCGTCTGAACGGAATCGCGGATGCGCAAACTCCGGACTTCTCGGGATTCGGGAACGACGGCGTTGTTTTCGGAGGTGCATACATCAGCGGCAGCCGCATCGGCCGCGACGTTTCGGTACCGTTCGGTTCCGGCGCCACCCCGAAATCACAACCGGCGACGCGCTTTGATAACGACAACCTGATCGCCGTCACCTCGGGCGCCGTCTATACCGAGGAATTCGAGTTTCGCGTGTGGGGCACGAGGGGCGATCCGGTCGAACCGCCGGTGAACCCGTTTGAAATCATCTGGCGCGGCAAACAGACACGCGCTTCGCTTGAATGGAGCGAAATCAAGTCGCTCGATTCGACGGCGATCGAGAACATCGGCGGGAATTGGTACAAGGCAAGCGCCCGCTTCCGGGTTCCGGACGGGATCAGATTCGTCCGCCAGTTCGGAATCGCAAAAGTGACTGGCAAATGGTCTGAGATCGAGATCAGAAAGCACGCGATCGTGATGATTTCGGATACTGTCACAATGGTCACTTATTCCGATTCCGCGAATCTTGAGACATTGACCGATCCGTCCAACGAAAATCGCGATACGTGTCGGCTGATCGCCCGATATGAATTGCGGCAGGCGCGTCTCGAGATTCAACGCCGGTCATTGGCGGCCGCCGCCGCCGACAGCAGCCCTGCCGCTTTGCAACGCAAGATTGACGAAAAGACAAAGTTCCTCGAAGTTCTCCAACTTGAAATCGACCGCTGGTCCGAACGCCTGGGATGGGCACGTCAGAACCTCGAGGACATCAAGAAAAAAGTCACCGTGTTCTGGAGGGAAAATTACACCGCCGAATCATTGGTGCTCGACGTTGGATCGTATCGTGATCTCGGCGCCTACTACAATGAGGTTCGCGGCAGAGATTGGGGAAAAGAAATCTGTTCCGTGAAGGTTCCCGACGGTCTCTGTTTGACTCTTTATGAAAACATGGACTTCGATGGTGAGAGTCTTCCGTTGACTTCCGATACCCCGCGGCTTCGTCCGTATCGTCTGTCCCGACGAGATACAAGCTGGCACGATGAAGCGTTGTCTCTAGCGGTGCATGTCAGAAATGGCTCATCCGATGCCGAGGAAGTAGAGCGTGACATCAACCTGCGTCAGGTCGCGTTGGAGGTTCGTGAGAGGGCGAAGCAGGACGCACGGGAGGCGATTGAGCAATTAAAGGTAGCGCTGGATGACCCGGGCAATCCGTCGCGGCGACTGGAACAGGTCAACGATGATCTCGGAAAGATACAGATCCCGGCGCTCTCGGAATTTCCGGGGACGCAGGCGCAGTCGATGCCGACTATCAAAAGATTCAAGGGACTCGGAACACAGGCCGCGGTGCTTGATTTCGTGAAGCCGACAGGCAGACTGCATGCTCTCGAAACCTGCGAAGGCAACGTACAGCTGGCATATTTCGATGAAAACGGCCGGATGCGCCAGACCAATTTTGACGCAACCGTGGATTCGGCCAACGCCTTTTCCGAGCAGTGGATCGTGGATCCGATCGTCCGCTCGTGCCTCGATTTTTCGGGTGGACAGTCTTTGACTCTCGATGAATCGGTTGAGCTCGGAGACGAATGGACGGCCGAAGCCTGGTTTTTCTATCCTTTGCCCGACAACGGCGGCCAGTGGAGGCTGTTTTCGGCCAAGAGTAAAGACGATCCGGTGATCGTAGTGAAATCCGGCGATGAAGAAAGGCTCGGCTTGAAGGTCGACGGCAGATTCTTCGACAGCGCCTTCGATATGAAGGAGCTTTCAATCGGTTGGCATCATTTGGCGGCGGTTGCCAACGAGGACGGGACTACATTTTACATCGACGGGCAAAACGTCGGCACGGCAGTTGCCAAATCAAGCGAAGAGATTTACGGCATTGGCAGCAATCTCGACGGGCCCGGACAATCGTTCGGAAAGGTGGCCGAAGTGCGAATCTGGGAAAACGCGCTGAGCTCCGAAGAGATTCTCGCGAACAGCGTGACGACGCTTACCGGCAACGAAGCGGGTCTCGTCGCCTATCTTCCGATGACCGATGGCTTGGGCCAATCAGTAACGGATAAAAGCGGAAACCGTCATGACGGAACCGTCGTCGGAATCCCCGCTTGGGTGGCTTGCACGGCTCCGATCGGGCATTTCGGGCACCAGGTAGTTCGGTTTGACATGGCTTCCGACAGCATCAACCTTCCACACTTTGGAGCCGGTGCTTTCAATCAGAATCAGATCACTTATGAAGCGTGGGTTCGCTACGACGATCAGCATAGCCGGATTCGAGTCGTTACTTTTGAGAATTCAACCACGTCCGATCGCATCGCCCTGATCGTTGACGGGAATACCGACAATTTGACGATTGAGGTCGCCAACGCCGAATCGCAAAAGCAGATTTCGGCCGACAACGCGCTGAAATGCGGCGAATGGCAGCATCTTGCCGTGACCCTCGACCCGTCAGGGAACGCAGAACTATTCGTCAACGGAATCATGGTGAAATCCGGAATAGTCCACGCACCGCCCGACGTCGATTTTGATTCGAACTTCATTGGGAAGGGATTCGCGGAATCAGGCGAGACGTGCAGTGTTTTGATCGCCGAGATTCGCATTTGGAACATTATCAGAACCGTGGATGAGATTCGCAACGGTATGTCGCGGCGCTTGTCGGATGATGTCGACGGACTGGTTAGTTATTGGCCGCTTGACCAGCATTCGCTCAAGAAGTCATCCGCGTCCGGGGATCCGATAACGGTTAAGGACAAAGTTGAAACGTGGGACGACGGAACGTTGGCCGGCGAATCGTTCCTGATGATCAGCAACACGCTTCCGATAAGCGGTAACACGCTCGCATGTGCGGAATACGCGACAATCGGCGTAGATCTTCGGACTCAAAAAGACATCGGTCATGCGGCGCGGTTTTCTCTCGACGTCTCCGGGCCGTATCGATCTGATTTCCGGAAAACGTGTCGAATCGCTGGAGTTGGTCTGGATCGGGAACGGACAATTCGAACCGACTTTGCTGGGCTATATCGAAGGCCCGCCGCCGGTGCCGAGCGAGAATCTGACGATCGAAGAGAATTACAATGGCGCGGCGTCGGTCGAATTGTCGCTGTCTGA
- a CDS encoding transposase, with product MNGKIERRHRSLSEECLRQTALIDLDDVRVQFVAHVRRYNETRPHSALVHLTPPTFF from the coding sequence GTGAACGGAAAGATCGAAAGACGGCATCGATCACTGTCCGAAGAATGTCTCAGGCAAACGGCGCTGATCGATCTTGACGACGTCCGCGTACAGTTCGTCGCGCATGTCAGGCGATACAACGAGACGCGTCCGCATTCGGCGCTCGTCCACCTGACCCCGCCGACTTTCTTTTAG
- a CDS encoding DUF4372 domain-containing protein yields MNSTGTTEPVVRHFSCWKQFLCMAFGQMTHRESLSDTVVCLNHNDAKLYHLGIGRSVTKTTLSRANETRDWRVFLRDNSILLTRQPGIHRPQERREMYLLPSD; encoded by the coding sequence TTGAACTCGACCGGCACGACGGAACCCGTCGTCAGGCACTTCAGCTGTTGGAAGCAGTTTCTGTGCATGGCGTTCGGACAAATGACACACCGCGAGAGTTTGAGCGACACGGTGGTATGTCTGAACCACAACGATGCCAAACTCTATCATTTGGGCATCGGGAGAAGTGTCACAAAGACCACGTTGTCCCGAGCCAATGAGACGCGGGACTGGCGCGTATTCCTTCGGGATAATAGCATCTTGCTAACGCGCCAACCTGGAATCCACCGTCCGCAAGAGCGGCGAGAAATGTATCTTCTACCCTCTGATTAA
- a CDS encoding transglycosylase SLT domain-containing protein yields MANRLFPQAREHFQKFMENFPTDPGMSRAIFGMARSLMWERKYQEAINWFDKLSPDYLGTKEGREGTAFKGACYVRLSKPNEAVKVYEQYTIMFPTGEKIDSAHLNIIDALREAGRYAEANVWVEKTRVRFSGMPVETNALHARLRMELFRQNWNEVVKAADDLLLLNRFSGSMVGLDETRFLRAYGLEKAGRRAEAVTAYRTIPDSISSYYGGLSTERLAKLDPGSQVKKTVSVSAKNFTDFPVLYRTELLRNAKLRNVDPRFVLAIMKQESSFRPGAKSPAAARGLLQLVFDTAIKYSKLTGYPALKPDDLYDPATNIAIGSYYIGELKNEFGGMYEAIAASYNGGEDNALRWLGRTKPKEAAIFASEVGFAETKNYVFKVMSNYRVYRELYKEDLTRRQ; encoded by the coding sequence ATGGCGAACCGGCTTTTCCCGCAGGCGCGGGAACATTTTCAGAAGTTTATGGAGAATTTCCCGACCGACCCGGGAATGTCTCGCGCGATCTTCGGAATGGCGCGTTCGCTGATGTGGGAAAGAAAATATCAGGAAGCGATCAACTGGTTCGACAAGTTGTCGCCCGATTACCTCGGAACCAAGGAAGGACGCGAGGGAACCGCTTTCAAGGGCGCCTGTTACGTTCGCCTGAGCAAGCCGAACGAGGCGGTCAAGGTTTACGAGCAATACACGATAATGTTCCCGACCGGTGAGAAGATCGATTCGGCCCATCTCAATATCATCGATGCGCTCCGCGAGGCGGGACGTTACGCCGAGGCCAACGTTTGGGTCGAAAAAACGCGGGTGCGATTCTCAGGGATGCCCGTCGAAACGAACGCGCTCCACGCGCGCCTGAGAATGGAACTTTTCCGGCAGAACTGGAACGAAGTCGTCAAGGCCGCGGACGACCTGCTGTTGCTCAACCGATTCAGCGGCTCGATGGTCGGACTCGACGAGACGCGCTTCCTTCGCGCGTACGGACTTGAAAAGGCCGGCCGCCGCGCCGAAGCCGTAACGGCGTACCGGACGATTCCCGACAGCATTTCATCATATTACGGCGGACTTTCGACCGAGCGCCTGGCGAAACTCGATCCGGGCAGCCAGGTAAAGAAGACGGTCAGCGTCTCGGCAAAGAATTTCACGGACTTTCCGGTTCTCTATCGCACGGAACTTCTGCGAAATGCGAAGCTCCGAAATGTCGATCCGCGTTTCGTCCTCGCGATAATGAAACAGGAAAGCAGCTTCCGTCCCGGCGCAAAGTCGCCGGCTGCGGCGCGCGGACTGCTCCAGCTCGTTTTCGATACGGCCATCAAATACAGCAAATTGACGGGCTATCCGGCCCTCAAACCGGACGATCTTTACGATCCGGCAACGAACATCGCGATCGGAAGCTACTATATCGGCGAACTGAAGAATGAATTCGGCGGGATGTACGAAGCCATCGCCGCGAGCTACAACGGTGGTGAGGACAACGCGCTTCGCTGGCTGGGACGCACAAAGCCCAAAGAGGCCGCGATCTTCGCTTCCGAGGTCGGATTCGCCGAAACGAAGAACTACGTTTTCAAGGTAATGAGCAACTACCGAGTGTATCGGGAACTCTACAAGGAAGATTTGACCAGGCGGCAGTAG